The region cacacacacacacacacacacacacacacacacacgcatgatcatatacatacacacacacacacatagacatacacactggcttgttcacctgcatgctggctctctagtttttgggtttaggtagcggtagcgatagcttagctcagactgcgatcagatcccaagatttaggtcgattgctgttcgtgttttggatggctccgtgccggtttcgtgctttgtttgtggttttttgttgcagatttccagtgcttgacgtgtgtctccgtgtgttcctgcttcctggattggcagtggatgtcgtcaccccccccccccccaccccccccaaaaaaaaaaaaaaaacactgggtttgtatgtgtatatttatgtatgtgtacgcatatgtgtgcgtatatatatgtatatattacatatagtaataatgcacatatatacacttttggtttctaccgtcatggtatcaatcaataatatgtgtgcagacaaggtataaaaaaaaaaaaaaaaaaaaaatattgtttaaatatttatttggttccaaaatgttttctattttatttacttcCGGAAGTAAGGGACGCCGGTCAAACAGAATCCAGTATAAACTCTCCAACATTTGATAAACGTGACCTGAGGATCTCTTAATTGGTTTGAATTAGATTAGTAGAAGAAACTCAGTTATCAGCAACGAATCAGCGATCAGCATCGTGACTCGTATGTTGGTttaatttaatctgattggacaattcattccccgtcttttttagaaaatcaaactgaacaacatttaaataggttaaataacacttgcttttgaaatatttgttgatcaaatatctgaaagGAATGTTaccttttcaaataataatataaattccagacagaacaatggaaatgttaatgtttttctgtgtgtgtaaaaaaatgtgtaaaaataaactgaacccaaaccaggaagaaaaaaacaatacaaaataactggacttgttgaaatgttaaacctcgactttatgttcagttttctttttccactgcagcagaactgaactgcttcactaaaactcaggaccaataagccattgttgttggatggttacatttttcaaaattaaaaatgtgacttctgtgtaccgcaaattagcctaaggctaactctggtgcaatgcatcaaatgtttacatttatgtttttaattgcacatggtccctctcaaataaaatttaaaggggacctattatgaaaaacaggttttttcttactttaacatatataaagtggtctcccctcagcctgccaactcagagaaggaggaaagcaactaaattctgcagtgtctgtacagccgcccggatgatccatccactctgatgtggatctacgagccaataagattctgctcctgtcgtgacgtcacgacgggagagatttacatcggttggcctccgatgcgtgaaatcacgcccacaactaactctgccggccggagttCCACCATGTTTTCATAGCgttgtatcgcgtcattcaggcagccaatcagcacatagcctcattatcatagccccgcccactcagaatcccacatagataatgaggttagagaatgggaatataaagacatggatcagaggctgaatttctaatttatttagcaaaaacaatcaaaagctagtttttaagacattcaaggcctggtCAAAATAGGTATTAGTTGCCAtattaggtcccctttaagtacgtaagtaagtaagttacacccccatgtatgcCAAGGTCAAAAGAAAACGCAGGATCAGAAACCTGAAGGTTGTCGCCTGTGGAGGGAAGAAGTTTCTCTGAAAGTAAAGCACCGACACCTGAAGCAAGAACACGGGGCTCTGCTGTGTTGACCAACGTCTGCTTTAATGGGACCGAGTTTGAGAACATCCGACAGATTCGTTACCTTCCAACCTTTGACTGCATGATTATTGCCCTTCGTTGTGTTAATCAATATAAAACCGTCGTACAACAACACGTCTGTTCTCCTGAGCCGGTGGTCCCTAAAGGTTCTCCGTCCGTGGAGCGATGCCGCCTCCGGCCACACGGGGGCAGCGCTGGATCTGCTGAACTTCTGGTGAAAACGTCACCCCCTCGTGGTCGGAGGTGGTACTGCTGCACGGCGTGGCTTTAATGCCCCTCTGTAAGGCAAATCTTTCACTGAGAATCACCGAAAAAACTCCCTTTAAGACTCTACAATCACAGGAAAGTATGTACAGATCTCGGTTACCGAGGTCCATTTTTACATCACAGGTAAAAGAGCAGAAAGAATTTGTCCCAGAAGGAAGAGCGGCGACGCTGCGATGCGTCGGGGGCGGtccgggggcggggcttcccaCGAGGAAAcagcggggggcggggcttcccaTGAGGAAACagtggggggcggggcttcccaCAACAGATGTTTCCAGCGGCGCTCAATCCTCCGACCCGGCGAGCCGAGCTGAAGCTGTCGGAGAGAGGCGGGGTCTTGTGCAAACTGCGAGCTCCCCGCGGTTCCACGCCCACTAATATGGCACttgaacgttttttttttgttttttgaataaatCTGTATTCTTGCAAAGAGATTTACACTGTACAGTTACTTAAAAAGAGATTTACGCGGCTCCCGCAGGTCGAACCCTCGCCGCTCGACCGCCTTCCGCACAAAGATAACCGATAAAATCTGGGCTGGTTCTCGGACTCcggacaaacatgacaacgcAACACCGAAAACTCCACATTGATGTCAACAAACGGAgctttagaaaaagaaaaggtccAAGTTTCCCTTAGAGAGGACGTCCGGCGGACGTCGTCGTCCACTCGCTCCCCGGTTCAAGTTCATCCTCAAGTCTGACGAAGCTGCTGAGGAGATAAGACACTGGTAAGGTCCgatctcccatgatgctctaGTGCTGGTGGCCCACGGACAGCACCAGCGGGATGAGGCAGCCCAGCACCAGCGCCCCCACCTCCACCTTGCTCAGTCCTTTGGCCCCGGGGCCCCCGTTGGCCCCGGGGGGGGCGTGGCTGTGGCCGCCGCCCACCTCGGGCAGGACGTGGACGGTGGCGACGTACAGGAAGGTGCCGGCGGAGAAGAGCATGGCCACGCCGGTGGCGTTGATGTCGGACAGAGCCTCCTTACTGCTCTGAGGAGggaagagagaggagagactcAGACAACATGCAGGGAGCAGTGCTAAACAAGCTGCTGGataataatcattaaaaaaaattaaataaaaaagtaaaaaatacaagtaaaaaataaatacattttaaaaaaagaagctgctggataataatcattaaaagaaattaaataaaaaagtaaaaaataaacaaaaaaaaagaagttgctggatataaatataaataacaataataataataataataataataataataacaacaaaataaagtaaaaaataaaaataattttaaaaataattaaaaaaaaaaaattaccaaaaagtaaaaaataaaaaagtaaaaagaaaaaataataataaaaaaagagaagctgctggataataataatttaaacaaaaaataaagaattaattatcaaaaagtaaaaaataaaaataaagtaaaaaaaaaaagaagctgctggataataataatttaaacaaaaattaaaaaattaaaaataaattatcaaaaagtaaaaaataaaaaagtaaaaaataaatgaatttaaaaaaaagagaagctgctggataataataacttaaacaaaaattaaaaaattaaaaataaattatcaaaaagtaaaaaataaaaattaaaaagtaaaaaataaatgaatttaaaaaaagagaagctgctggataataataatttaaacaaaaaataaaaaaaattatcaaaaagtaaaaaataaaaaagttaaaaaaataacaaatttaaGAAGCTGctggataaaaataataataataataataataataataataataataatatcaaaataaaaagttaaaaaaataatacaataaaaaaaaacacatttaaaaaaaaaaaagatgctgaaCTAAAACTACACCAAAcatttgtttgtatttatgtgCAGAATGAACTGTAATAAATCAAACCAGAACCACATTTGTGTCAGTAGCTAAACGCTGGTTCCTCCCAAACATGGAAACAGTTACCTGGCTGAGGCCCAGGAAGGTGAGCATGGCCAGGACCGGCGCCGCCAGGGCGAAGACCAGCAGGTGTTTCCGGATGCGGTTCCTCTCCAGGCCGGCGTGCATCAGGAAGGACACGAGGCCGAAGGCTGCCGGGGCCTAAAGACCAGGAGCAGCAGCCGTTAAACACGTACAGTAACTACTGATCAGGTTCAGACTGGTGGGGAAGGGACCGGATTTAAGTAAGTAACGTTTTTCTTCATAGTTTGACCGGGGGTGCGACTTATACTCTGGAGCGACTTAGgtgtgaaattattaacacattattactGGTTTATCttttcacatgttattttcacactaaacTGCAACTGACGATCAGTCTGACATAAGTGACGTAGAAGAGGAAGCTGCATCTTCCACCTCCGGAGTTAGTggagttgtttaaaagtgacacccAGGATGAAGATTTCATTAGATTTGAGTTGTTTGGAGAGACACGGCTGGTTTTGTAAATTtcttagcatgttatttatgctatagttatctgaataactgttgttgcctctattctagttttattttaaattgcctttcaagatgacatgtctgtGCTTGGTGTTAGATTTTATCAAATAAATTTCACCCAAAAATGCgacttatttttcctactttattatgcattttatgaCTTGGAaacttatagtccggaaaatatGCTACATGTTATATTATGCATGTTtccggtacacacacacacgtgtatatGCACATGCATTTgtattctattttcttttttccttttcatataATTCTAATTATTGCAATTCTATTTCATCTTTTTATCTTAGAGAGAAAGCTGCATATTGTGGTGGCAGCAAACAAAAACACCATGAAGCCTCTTCTCTCCTGTTACCTTGTGCAGCATGATGGCGACGAAGACGATGAGCTGGACGCTGGTCTgagaggtggaagcagcagctccCAGCGCCACGCCGTCAGCTGGTGACCAGGATAAAACCAGGTGATTCACATGCAATAACCAAACAACAACATCTATACCCTCtctgcagtactcgagttgtaaaaaaaacaaatcaggggggatggtggattttatcatatggggacagataatttgtgctgattacaaatagtagaatatattacaaataatagcagtgaccaaaacacctgcagaaatactgcaggaatgacatagcagcagttaaatgcagccttctgtaagctttaaatatccactgggcttacatcaaatacatcaaaacacaacaataaaaaacacttttctgaacttatcaatatcactctgtccttcacaggataagtaacatggatcactgcaaaaactcaaaatcttaacaagaatgtttgccttatttctagttaaaatgtctcattttagtaaaaaaaatctcattacatttaaaacaagactcatcactggaaaaaacaacaattttcccctgtttcaagtagattttcacttgaaataagtaggaaaatctgctagtggaacaagatttttttgcttgtaatgagaagataaatcttgtcccactggcagattttcctacttatttcaagtgaaaatttacttgaaacaggtgaaaattgtcaaataagttatttttctggtgttatttttctggtgatgactctaaatgttgaaatagcaataaaaccacattaattgatgaaatgacataagggatggaaaggagggatgacagttttacaggggggatgatttggaccgtttttatttaaggggggatgccacccccctcaactcgagtactgcctctCTGAAACACACCAGACTCACCGGCGGCGTGAACCACCAGGCCCAGGGTGGTGGTGATCTTTGAGGAGGCCACTCTGGCCGACTCTGGATCTGAAACAGGTGACAAACAGGTTCTGGGATGAGCCAGGTGATCCTGGAAACCCACCCCAACAATTCCCAACAGAGCCCCAAAAACAGCCCAAAAAGTCATCAGAAGATCAAAAGTCTGGGAATACTTTACTTCTAAATACTATACTAATACTAAATTTTGTCCCAAACGCCGTACCACCGCCGTAGATGTTGGAGCATCTAAAGGAGTCCCCCCTCGTCTCTCATGGACGAGACAACAATAAttgtaaaaacaaatgtcaCATGATCAAATTATTGTTTGCGTCAGCTCctacatttgatgttttctggtCATAACTCCGTTTACCGGCATAaaaacatgttgtttttttgttttcttttttaaatctgtgaACAGAAGCTAAAGTGCCACCGAAAAATTATTCTTACCGAAAACTTTTAGTTTATTTGAAGTTCCATCCCCTATACAAAGGTTCCTATGTTTCCTTTACGTGGTTGGACTTTTCTTTATGtaataaaaatgtgtaatttagAGTGAAACAGTGCTGTTTTatccaaatatgttatttttaacacatttggatTTTATAAATTCCAACTGCTAAGTGTTCTTTAGTAATTTTGTACAGGAGAGAGTTTTGTTGGACTGTTAGAGTAAACAGGCCTTTTTATTTGGtataattttattctttattttaattttgctgTGTTCATTAAACTATATTGTTTtggattttaatatttatttgatacattaGGGTTTTTATTAATcgaacaacagaaaaataatcgtTAGAATAATCCTCCAATTACTCATTCGCTTAGCCgactaatcaataaaataattgccaGATTAATAGTTTACACCCCCCTCTCTTAGTTCTTGCTGCGGACCTTCGGTGTTGTGGACGTGGGACGAGCCGATCTGGTCCACCAGCAGCATGAAGACGAAGCCCAGGACCAGGGAGACGCCGATGCAGGCGTGGAGCTGCTCGTGGCCGTGTTCGTGGTTGGTGGTGCCGACCGCCGCATCTGCTTCCTTCGCCTGAGAGGCCTCGACTGCCCCCACCTGGGCATGCTGGTGTTGGTGCGCACCTGGGAAACAgggattattacattacatttacaattaaggccctgacacaccaagccgaaaatctgcaagcagcgatgaacgagccctcgcacgtgcaattttcaccaataaaaggtcaaggactcaaaactgagtccgatgacaacaCCCGTAActatttatatcaaaccattcaaaagttatggcagaaaataggaactatcaaatatggaccaatcagatgaagggggggcacgctttttggcgtctatcgtcgccacggtaacgcttttaactgagaaaagtaatgcgcatcggcgcaggatggagacgcacattttgatgaataacacctgggtgcacgttatggttcgggcgaagaagcggcaaaattacacgattatttcaaaatggacgacttcctgtttggtttcggccatggcgccaagagacttttctttaagttgcgacatgatacaggtgtgtagcgattttcatgcatgtacgtcaaaccgtattgtggggcttgaggcacaaagttttctagggggcgctgttgagccattaggccacgcccattaatgcaaatcattaaatgtcacattttttaccaggcctgacttgcgtgcaaaatttggtgacttttggggcacgtttagaggggaaaaaaggccctcacttcgttggaagaaaaacgagaaaaacaacgagaacaattcctacagatacaataggcccTAATTATTCTGCTTCTTCCTTTCTGAAACTGCTGCAGAGGATTATGGGACGCCGCGATGCAGATTTCCTACAAGGTACAAGTGCGTTCTGGAGATGGAGAGGACTACCGGTACTCTGGACTGGTTTCTGTCAGCATCCGTCTGCGGACTGCCGTTGTCACGGCAACCGCCTGCCAGTCAAAACCAACCTGAGTCCCATCAGAATAAATAGGGTCGTTTTCACACCGAACCAGCTCCAGTCATCGTTCTGTTGGATGCAGCTTCAACCATGACACTAAACTCTCTATATAATCATCTATAAACTCTTCATCTTGTTAAAATTTGAAAGAAATTAGTACCTTAAGTattttcatacttttatttCAGGAACCTATTTTCAACAGcaatatttatttctaataatgTACAGAGCTTTGGGTCATTAAAGTGCCACtgatattgttaaaattaaaatgataaagacaAAAATTCATAAACGCGTGAATGTTGTAAATGAATTGCggagattaatgactggatgCGCCACAGCTTTCTCcagttaaacaaaaataaaactgaggtaattgtctttggagccaaagagaaacgactacaggtcaccacagagcttcaatctagacacctaaaaaccaccaaccaggccagaaatct is a window of Cololabis saira isolate AMF1-May2022 chromosome 16, fColSai1.1, whole genome shotgun sequence DNA encoding:
- the slc39a9 gene encoding zinc transporter ZIP9, which codes for MEDFSSISLLSLAMLVGCYVAGTIPLAVNFSEEKLKLITVLGAGLLCGTALAVIIPEGVHALYEEVLEGAHQHQHAQVGAVEASQAKEADAAVGTTNHEHGHEQLHACIGVSLVLGFVFMLLVDQIGSSHVHNTEDPESARVASSKITTTLGLVVHAAADGVALGAAASTSQTSVQLIVFVAIMLHKAPAAFGLVSFLMHAGLERNRIRKHLLVFALAAPVLAMLTFLGLSQSSKEALSDINATGVAMLFSAGTFLYVATVHVLPEVGGGHSHAPPGANGGPGAKGLSKVEVGALVLGCLIPLVLSVGHQH